The following is a genomic window from Strongyloides ratti genome assembly S_ratti_ED321, chromosome : 1.
TTCTGTTCCTTCTTCATCAACCTCAACAAAAGccttttgaataattttacttatttGTAAAGGTTCCTCATCTGTCATCAATGAAAAATCAGCATAATCAGAAAATGGTAACTTCATACCAAGATTTGATAATGTTTCATTTAACTGATGCATTGATTCAACTTTAAATTTTGGAAGATAAACATGTACTGGTAACTTATCGGTTGAATCtattaaatcaaataatgTATTACCATCTAATGTTTGTAATCTTTCTTTCAATGTATTTCTTTCTTTtggtaataaaattatcattctTTGTTTGTCTCCTTCATACTCTAATTGTATTAGTTGATATTCCTCATTTTCATAATacttatatttatctttctTAAACATCATgtcaactttttttgttgtattttgagtaatataaaagtcatcttcttttgttaaatttttatcaaattttaaacaccattttcctttaaaatatatagcattaatcaaaattaatCTTGTTAAGTCATTCAAATCACTAGGACTAATAAGATTTTGTATTATATCATTTGTTGCTTTTtgaacaaaattatttataatatcacAAGTATTAGGAGAATTAAAATCAACCTGTTCAAATTGTCCTtcataatatttcttaatatcCTCTGTAAATGACTCTaacaatgaaaaattttctttgaCATAAATCTTATTTACAGATTGTAACAATgaatcttcatttttagtcaaatcatttaaaaattcattaaaatgtTGATGTAACTCTTCATCGTTATTTTCACCAACAAGAAAGCTTTTAATTTCTTCCTTTGTTTTTCCATTACTTCCCAAATAAGCCATTGACAAAGCTATTGCTAAACTTATTGGTGAATATATAATAGATTGTGATGtttcattttcaattaatttgttaaaacatttaattgcTAAATTAGCATGAATTATAGAAAGTGTTGTAGATGAcatttttagtaataaacaatataaaatgataaaattttgaaataatttatcaatttatacACTTAGAAAAAGTATGTATGtgtattttattactaatataaaaatttatcgattcatatacaataaaaaaaaaattttaatattaaaatattattttaaatacctTTGTaggaaataattattttttcaatagtAATTCATTAAGAAAATCTTTATTTGGagatttacaaattttttctctacttttttctaaactttttatttttaattccatttcagaaacttttttagctaaaattttatttgcaTTTCTTTGATGTGTTAAagctaattttttatcattacaaTAATCTACAAGTAATTGAGTTAATGTTTTGTAGTCGTCTTCTGTTACTCCATCTCCTGATGAAcctaaaatttctttaactaaaaaaattattattaatttaatattttattaaacaaactttgtttaaatgtaattattttagtatCTCTATTTGGAAAAAAATCTTCCATCTGACAATCATAAGTTTCTCCATCATCTACATATGAATTTCTTCctagtaaatttttatatttttttaaagtagcCTTTGCCATTCCTCTTTCTTGTTTCATATTTTCAAGTTGAGCTTTCATTATTCTGTTATCAGCAAGTACACGATCAATATCTTCATCTATTGCCTTTGGATCTCCGTTAAGAAGGTAAATAATTTCTTGTGATAATCTTTCAACTTTTTCTTTCATTGAATCTctttctttaattatttcttctttATCACTTAACAATACACtaacatcattttttaattcttcactttgttttttaaatttttcaatttcaaatgatttttctttataatctTCATTACCAATTTCTTTTACTTCTAATTTAGCAATCTTCTGCCTATACCCAAGACAATCTTTTCTTAAATTTCTAATCTCATCCTTCAACTgatcattttcttttaacaaatattctttttcttttttaaaattttctttttcttttactaATTGATTACATTTATCACGAATTTTTGAGTAATCTTTTTCAAATTGCTTTCTTAATCCTTCtattaattcattttcttttctgATATCAATTTCTAATTTTTGACAATTTTTTTCACTTATTTCTAATTTAGAATGAGCTAAAGATAAATCTtgagaaatttttaatattgtttgTGTTTTTGAATGTATTTTTCTACCAAAATATTctaactataaaattttaatatttatttatttttttcttttttatatataaaataaaaaacttacctcattacataatttttttacattatctTCTGAAATATGTACTTTACCATTTCTATCCAATGTAACACCAATCGtcttataattaatatttccattcattgaaaatatttcctTATCAGGATTGTAAAATATGCTTACTCTAATACATTATTGATTGTATagtgtatatatatatatatatatatatatatatatttgtgcCAATATGCTGCTTGCCTTTTATTATGAAGCATTTTGTTtatcttataaatattactataCTATGCCAGtttcaaaattttgttatactttataaaacTACATgctaattaatttatttttcactATTTTCtctacaattttattattctataattttaaaattgagagtaatgaaattgttaaaattgaatataatGAAACATTAGCAATTTTTGCTCTTGATATGGCAGCAGCTTCATATGCAAAAAATCCTAGAAAATGTCTTAGAAAAGTTGGTGGTAAATTAAAATCACACTGGGCATCTAAATGTGATTATATTCATGATGAATGTTGGGGTTTCATTGGAATTGTCaatgattatattattttttcaatacgAGGTACTCGTTCTAAACTTCAATTAATTGTTGAGTTGATAGAAACTATGTCACGACCTAAACAATCATTTCCTGCAGGTGGAGCTGTTGAAGCATACTTTTATACAgcattaaaaactttttggACAAATTCaagtaaaattttagttaatcttaaaaaaagatatccaagaaaaaaaattttgtttactGGTCATAGTTTAGGGGGCGCTATAGCATCACTTGCCTCTGCTTTGTTTATTCaagaaaataaacaaatttttggTGAAGATTTCTTAAGAAatgatacatttttaataacatttggCCAACCACGTGTtggtaattatttttattctcttCAACATGATAATTTAGTTCCCAATAGTTGGAGAATTATTCATAGATATGATTTAGtaagtatatattattttttttcaaaaaaaaaaaaaaaaattttaggtACCACATATACCTGGATGTTATgaatatggaaaaaaaagatcTTGCATTCCTGCATTTAATCATTCACCATATCATCATGGAACTGAAGTTTGGTATCCAATAACAATGAATGGTTCCTCTGAATATACAATTTGCCTTGGTCTACCTAAAGATGAGGATGATAATTGTTCAAACAGGTGCTTCCTACACTATGATATTAATGATcatcttaaatattttgagcATGACGTTAGCTCGTACGGAGATAAAGGTTGTATTGactaataaacatttttcttcttcttcttctcCTGTccattaacaaataaattttctttttaaaaaataaattatttttaagaaaatgtATATCTGcataattttatcttatattttaatatataactgataataataacaaaaagaaattattttaacaaattatgTAACAAAGGTAATTATACTATTGCAATAAAATGAtcaaacaataaattaatatatatataaatgcaCATTCCTCCTGTTTAAATATCagatattacttttataaaaaatattacaaataaaactgatcaaataaatgttttaataatataattttttttttctatttatcataaaatctgagctttatttaaaaatttgttattaaaaaagatttcaAAATGTATgtgtatataatttatattccATTTAGTTGTGTTTAATTATGctgtaatatttataaatatatttgttagcattaatataataattttagctCTAAGAGAAGTTACTACAACATCTGTTGATTTAAACCacatatacatttttattaattggcaatttaaatttttaaaattgaatcTCTTATCTTATTAATGCTTATCTCAATATTAATCAAAACATTTACGCATTGTGTGgttgtaaatttatataatatattaaccCATTCTGTTTACAATAATCTTATTTTCAGAAATGTTTCTTTATGTATAGGTTACTCACAGTTGAAAAACACTatcatttgaaaataatttttgtcataaacaatgtttttttttattatttttttttctctaatacatataaaaaatgactttttatattttaactaaattttcatttcatgtacattttataatattatttttttttatcaaaataagctgtatttttttaaatttaaccaATTAGGTATTAAATggattatattaaaaaaaaaataattactgtgagaaaataaatttcattttaaaaatttttactatattaacgaaaaaaaaaaatttttttttaagttagaatttttgttatataattagaaatgtatttatctattattataatatatgctttttatatattattttattctcattttaaatatatttttacttaaaaagtttagtttaaagaaaatgtgccttaatataatatagtgTTGTTCTCTATAACATTATgccaaaatatatatatgtacatTTATAACTCATTGATTGATTGACTAATTAACTAATCTTcaaattgatatttaaattttatcaaatttttataaaaataaaggaGTACTCATATAGTATATTATGTATACACATCCAACAACAACATTCATTATCAGATACTCACTTCAACAAAAAATCTAACATCTCTTGTAACTTcatatatgtatttatatatattttcatttcatatatatatatatttatattctctctcctttttaaaaatacaattttatctttatattacTATGTCTGGGATATATGCTATTAGCTTAAggaagtataaaaatattaaagttttatacatgatgtatgtataatttatttgtttttaaagtGACCATTTTGGTAATAATTTACTATTATCTtccatataaatatatatattttataaatcgttaaaaattaatttttctaacttttttttttttaatatatatttttatgatagatatttttgttatttgtttttataaaagaaaaaaaaaaagttctagtataataatattcatttcatcaataaaataaaattttctttctttaaaattttgacttattttatattttcatgactgttaaaaagttgtatcttttatattaaaatacaaataaacCATATGTGCCTTCTACTTTCTTTAACATATTATACAAAGTTGCGCagtcaaaaatttattatcaaaaatatttttgtctATTTTCACGTCAATTATTTGTATACTATTAACTTATGTTAAAAAGTTGTTCTTCTATTgttatatatacaatttatacatatatgaattttatcatgaattattgttaaaaagacATCATTTGCttaaaattacatatatgttatatatttatctttataaatatttaagaaaagGAGGACAATAATTATTAGTTATTACTACTTTCGTGTACCTCACCATTTAAAAGTTCTTTAAACAATCTCAAATTCCTTTTAAATACCTACttataaacaattaataaacaTACCTCAACTTACACCACTCACTCCATTTGAacacatttataaaatttctaattgt
Proteins encoded in this region:
- a CDS encoding Serpin domain-containing protein encodes the protein MSSTTLSIIHANLAIKCFNKLIENETSQSIIYSPISLAIALSMAYLGSNGKTKEEIKSFLVGENNDEELHQHFNEFLNDLTKNEDSLLQSVNKIYVKENFSLLESFTEDIKKYYEGQFEQVDFNSPNTCDIINNFVQKATNDIIQNLISPSDLNDLTRLILINAIYFKGKWCLKFDKNLTKEDDFYITQNTTKKVDMMFKKDKYKYYENEEYQLIQLEYEGDKQRMIILLPKERNTLKERLQTLDGNTLFDLIDSTDKLPVHVYLPKFKVESMHQLNETLSNLGMKLPFSDYADFSLMTDEEPLQISKIIQKAFVEVDEEGTEAAAATAVIMMCRSSLPHKPTPNYVFRADHPFAYFIMDNHENILFTGIYQ
- a CDS encoding Coiled-coil domain-containing protein 149-A family-containing protein, which gives rise to MNGNINYKTIGVTLDRNGKVHISEDNVKKLCNELEYFGRKIHSKTQTILKISQDLSLAHSKLEISEKNCQKLEIDIRKENELIEGLRKQFEKDYSKIRDKCNQLVKEKENFKKEKEYLLKENDQLKDEIRNLRKDCLGYRQKIAKLEVKEIGNEDYKEKSFEIEKFKKQSEELKNDVSVLLSDKEEIIKERDSMKEKVERLSQEIIYLLNGDPKAIDEDIDRVLADNRIMKAQLENMKQERGMAKATLKKYKNLLGRNSYVDDGETYDCQMEDFFPNRDTKIITFKQIKEILGSSGDGVTEDDYKTLTQLLVDYCNDKKLALTHQRNANKILAKKVSEMELKIKSLEKSREKICKSPNKDFLNELLLKK
- a CDS encoding Lipase, class 3 family-containing protein, translating into MLINLFFTIFSTILLFYNFKIESNEIVKIEYNETLAIFALDMAAASYAKNPRKCLRKVGGKLKSHWASKCDYIHDECWGFIGIVNDYIIFSIRGTRSKLQLIVELIETMSRPKQSFPAGGAVEAYFYTALKTFWTNSSKILVNLKKRYPRKKILFTGHSLGGAIASLASALFIQENKQIFGEDFLRNDTFLITFGQPRVGNYFYSLQHDNLVPNSWRIIHRYDLVPHIPGCYEYGKKRSCIPAFNHSPYHHGTEVWYPITMNGSSEYTICLGLPKDEDDNCSNRCFLHYDINDHLKYFEHDVSSYGDKGCID